The region ACTGTTCCGGGTGAATGGGTTCGGGCCTAACTCCTTTGAGATTTTCCAATTCCCCGATTCATCCTTGGtaatatttggtttttgttttgttgccgtCCTTTTGGAATTGGTGagttttttgggaaggggggCGAAATAGAGTCCCGTTTCCGGAcagtttgtttgatgttttagGACCTTTTctcagagagagagtccaTCCGATACTTCTTTCTTCGGGCATTCTTTGTTACTTCTCCATTCCAGGATATCTGATGAACTAGAGCATTTCTTTTGAATATAAAGAACACTCATATTCAATCAGCCAAAAAATGAACAATCTATGTTAGCAACATGTACCGCAATATTACCGTAATTAAAACATCATCTCGTAATAAGACAGTGATGGAGTAAGTTATTTGTTTGGCATTTTCCAACTGAGCAACCGTTATCCTCACGACCATAATTGATGGCctttgtcgtttgttttctcTATCGCTTCCGTTTCATCCCTCAGACATTCTCATTTTGCCACATTGTTGTGGCCAGCATGCGGCAGCAGACCACGACGGAGTTGAATTAAAACGACAATCAGAGAGCAACAGAAAACCCGTTTGTCATGATGAATCTGTGACTTTTCCGagtctgtctgcctgttttttgttttttcctcattATTGCGCTCCGTTTCTTACGTTTCGTACATTTTCCCAACACAGGAAAGAATGCTGTCCTGCCCGTCAAAGCAATCTCAGACAGGCTTCTGTCTAGTTGCTTTAGTTAGGGCCAAATCGAACAACTGTTTTAACCTAAGATCCTCGCTGTCCAAGGCAGATGGTTTTCCTCTCACCCCTGTTGGATTCGGGAAACAAATTTCTCTCCGAAAAAAtcctttcttctgtttttgaCTGGATTTCTGGCAAGCGGAAAACTTTCATTGAGCCAAACGAAAACTCCACTGCAGCGATTATTCAGCGGTGTTCTTTTAGATTAGTTCCGGAGTagagtagagaaaaaaaaaagaaaaaccatggAATGAAACTGCTGAGCCAAGACGGGGTAATGCAGGTTTCTCTGCTCgacgagaaaaaaataaaccggaaagAAATATTTGCATTTGACCGATTACGGTTAAGGTGTGCAGGATGCAAAGCAAAGTTAAAGGAAGAATGAatggatttctttttctcttacGATTAAACTTACCCTTTaatgcttaaaaaaaaaaggtgacacTACCCAGCAGGAACCGTAAAGGATAGCGATGCAGCGTGTGGCCAGATAGTTCATTCGAGGGATAGCGAAAAGTTTAAAAATGCTGAATCCAAAAACAGATGCGAGATGTGAAAGTTTTTCTTATTGCAACTTAATTTCTTCTGCCATCGTTCAGCCACACCTTGGCGGCCTGTGCCACCTGGGTAATGGAACTGCATTGCAGGATACTTACAGTGCCACCGAATGGACTTtgcgaaaaactttttcccttGCTGATTGTAAGTGAATGTACTACCAGGAGTGCCTTTACCTTTTAACTAATGGCAAGACGTTACCCAGTATTTATGCGACTGCAGCTCAGCTCTTTTTAACAGCATTTATATTTACTAAAGGACAGAGGATGCTCCTACTCTACCAGACTCTTCTGCAATCTAAATACCGATAAGTTGAAAGCGAAAAATCGCCGACGAAAGATACACATAAATCATCTTTTATTCGAAACCATTTCAAAACGACGCCTTTTTCTGTAAAAAGTGCACATAAAAGTGAGACAAATTCGTGAGCTTTACTGGGTTGGGGCCATTCAgggtgaaatcgaaaaccgaTAAATCGCAATTTATGTCGCTGCATTCAATCGGCGCTTAATTTCGAAATAACATTATTGCACTCGCACTTGCCTTAACCTTCCGTCGATCGACTTTCAATCCATTGCCACACCAAATGCCACAAGATGAGTGCTTCAATCTTTCCCGACCCGGCCGCAGGATGCAAACACTACCCAGCCCACATtatgatcatcgtcatcatcaccgaaatCGTCCTGCCTTACGAATCGGATTTTTATTGGccattcgtttccatttcgccACCAATCGCCAACTGCCAGCTCGTCCAATTGGGAATGAAATTTTTATCGACACTTACTTGGAATTGTACTGGAATGCTGGAGAGCCTCATTCGCTAGCGACAGTTTTAAATGCATCGCAAGCCCCTCCGGCTCGGTGGCGAGTGGCGGAAAGATTGGGAAAACAGAAATGGTTTCGAAATCAAACTTTAGCAAACACTTCcgctcggtcgttcgttctttcgtttgttcggTGTTAGTCTGCAACTGGTAAAGGACACCACAACGCCAAGAAGAAGCACCATAAAAATTTATCCTTTTCAGAAGTGAGGCAAGACAGTGGGGAGGACGTGCCTCCGGAAAAGCTCACGCGATACAGCACCATAAAAGCGCATTCAGGCGCGATGCACGACAATGTGGCTACAGAGACATCAAGCGCGAGGTGGTTATCGCACCTCTCTGGCGGTCTGAGTAAACAACTCGTAAAACCGATTCCACACATTGATCGGTTTTTGGCGGATTGTTCCGAGGACTGGCCCCTGCCACGACCGCCGCTGCCTCCTCCTGGCATCGATTTGCAATTCGCGAATATTAGCTAAACGTTTTTCGCTATCGAACACCGGGTGGTTCCGGGGATATGGTTAGTGTTGCGCGATTTCCGGCTTGTCCGCCACGCTGGTGCGGCAAAGTGAAGGAGACTACCGTATAGTTCACCGGCCACGTATTGCGAATatatttccttttattttctattattGCACATTATTCCCGGCACCGTCACTGGCCAGGATCCCGTCCGGTgtccggagtccggagtcctctcgaaaggaagaagaaatgcGTTCCCTATCGAGACGCTCGGTCCAAGGAGCGTGGCTAATGGTTTTTTGGCTTGGGAAGAGGGCTTGAATGTTTTGCCTTGAAACGCTCTCGGAACCGAGAGCAATCCGTGAACTCAGACGGCTAGCGTTGGAAGCACGTGATCCACCGGATATGTGgctgtatgtgtatgtgtagtGATTGCCTTTATTGCGCTCACTGTCACTATGCATATCGATGCACTTCTACTCCGGTGCGCAACCTTAGCTTCGTGCATTGTGCGAAACGTCTCCAGACTGTTGTGCTTCTTCTATTATCATTCATCGACTAAAAACTAGTTCTCATTAACAAACACTGGGAAGGATGTTCTTTAAAACATTGTCAACATTGTCTTAAAGCATAATATTTTAGTAGTATCCTGGGTACCATTTCTTTAGACCATCACAACAGCatccaagtaacttttcgATCGTCGACTAACGACCGCCAATGGTAGCAATGTCCCATCTGGtaccaagcaccagcaccctgGTATCGTGCAAGTCAACTTTGCCCAATATCCATAAAGTTAATGTGGAACCACTCGAGGAGTCGTCGCGACACTCCCGACGCTAAGAGGCGAAACTACGCCAGAAACGTCCTGCACCAGATTTCCCCCCACCAGTCCGGTGCTCCAGTGCAACAATGTTGAACGAACgtgagcgtgtgtgtttggtccATGACTTCTTCCCTAATGCCGTTTGGCCGTATGACAAAGGATAACAAAGGTTGCACTGGAACGGATATGCAATCCTAGTGGTAAGGAGACACGATTCTTAAATTTGTCTCCCGCTTTTGTGTGCGAATACTACAAataaatggtggaaaaaaccGATAAAGCAGTCAGCCGACTCGGGGACTGGGGCAACAATGTGTAATTTGGGCCAATTTGCATTCCCCCCCTAAGGGCCGGGTGCCGGTGTCGACCGGAGAGCAAGAAGTAAtgattttatttccattcttCACCTTCAAAACACCTCGACTATTGAACGAGCAGTGCTGCCGCGAGTAGCAAACAGTGAGATGCGTCCTTTGCTGGAGGAAGGAAAGCGTTCTCCTTGGATGGGATTTTCAGGAGCACAAGACGGCACATAGAATGGTACTTTATTGGTAGTTTTGATTTCTATCTCCGTTACAACATCCGCTAGTGCTTTAACGGCACGTTTCACGACCAAACTCGTGCTCGAGATGGTTCGCCAGCGAGTTTACAGTTCATGTAACGAATATAGCATCCAACGTCGTTAGCATCCTGCAGTGGCCTACAATGGCGCCCCATTCATTCCTCGAGATGCAAATTGCGGATCTTACAGCCGACATTTAATGCTCCCGGTGCGTTGAAGCAATATTTACGATTCTAGATTGATCTCAATCAACCTCCCGGGGCCCCAACCTGACGTAATGATAATGAAACTCTGATCTACCCCGGGTCGAACGCTGATTGCGAAAACTAATGATACCGTCGTCAACCGTCGTGTTCGAGCAATATCGTTCGCCATGCCATTGGACGTATTAATTGAACCCTCGCGCTCTCGCAATGCTATTGCCACGCCGAAGCATCCCTCGGGCACGTTCTGTTGAACAGCATCGAAGGTTGGTAATTGAATCGATAAGCATTGGTAGCGATCTGACCACCTCGAAGCTGGCGAAATGAGCATCCAGTTGCCCTTTCCCCAACCCCCCCGAGAGCAGCAAGTAACGTATCGTCGTCGAGCTGCAAGATGAATGAATAAACAAGGCAAATGGTCTTTTACGTAGATAATTGTGTAATGCCGAAGCTCAGATCAGGTTGGctgcccccctcccttcccaccGCCCCCGGCAAGGAATACAACCGCCCCGTGAATTGCCGGGATGCTGGCCAATCCTATCCAAGATGTTTCCACCGGAGTTACGGCAAATCCTTAGCACTATTGTGCAACGGTTCTCGGTTGTGTTTGTTCCGGGGTTCAGCAACGGTAACAGGGCAGCGAAGGATGAAGATCGCTATTGATTCAAGCCAGATGCTAAGCTGGATACTGCCACGCAGCAGTATCGCTCTCACTGGCCCCAACTTTTCACCGCAGCACTGTGGAACCTTAAATCAATAGCACAATTGTTACGGCTGGCTCGGAGTGCAGCTAGCAGCTAGCCACAAATGCCACAGGACTAGATCTAGCGAGAATGTTTTGAAAACCCACTCGTTTCCGCTTGTCcaaacgcaccaccagcaagcaccaGTTCGAATATTGAACATGAGTTCAGTTGCACAggttgtgtaaaatgtttctCAGTTATACAATTTTAAATTTAGTATTTTTAAAGCATGAGTTATTTGAAGGAttgattgaaataaaataccaTGTTAGCCGCGATTGGAACTTGTTCTAATATTAAAGACacaaaaagaagtaaaaagtaaaacaatcgACAGTCAATGTTGTGCAGACAATCTATATCTCTATGTTACTATCaaagttgaatgaaaaatggttttattttattaaaccaGCTCACCGGCCGACTCACAATTGAATCGCACTGTAATAGAAAAACTTTGCCCGGGATCGCATTTAAAATAGAATTGCTAAATAGAACCCAAAGTGGGGCAaagaccgtcgtcgtcgacggagTCTGCGGTCAGACTCTGGCCGGGGCTCAGCTGCCCTGCActacaaacacaaacagcaacacatacaccacGTGCCCGGGATTGGGGCGAGCAAAGTAACATTTTCAAACAGGCCAACTCCGATCCGCTAGGAAATCAACAGTCTCAACGGTTTTCCTCGtaagacaccaccaccgtcagctcCTTCCTTCAGCGATGCGATTGTAGCAAGAAGCGGAAAAGTTTTCGAGTACAGCAACCGGATACAACTATTCATCCGCTGGTCGATGGGATGCCGGATGGTGGGAAAAGTTCAAGTAAACATACCTAGTTCCTCCTTCGGGGAGGATGAATTACAGTTGGTGGTTGCCCAAGTGCCGCTGTAGGCTGGGCACTCCATTATGTGTAGCTCGCAGGTTCGCTAGCAGGAAACGGTACTATTTATTTGAATTATTACGTAAGTAGttttaacaaacaacaaaataagcTCTCGTTGTGGTAGGATTAAGAAGCAGTATCAACGATGGTAGTAGAAAATCGAATACAGAGTACACAATTAatgataaaattaaattaaatacaatAATATTAgtgatgaataaaaaaaaatagaaaatcaaataaaataaagaaagtTCGCAGTTTACGTGTTCTTCAAAAGCAACTCTTAACTCTCCGCCCTTTACTGAATTTTCTGAGTTAgtttaaaggatttttttttatctagtAGTCCACTCACTAACAAAGACTTTCTACTCCAATCCATTCGCTCGGGGCCAAGAATCATCGAAAACACAAACCTCAAGGGGGACTAGACCGTACCGAATTCAGATCCGGTCGTGAATGCGATGTCTGGAATGGACTTTTCATGCACACGATGTGTTAatcatgccaccaccaacgagcgAAATCCCTTTTCCGGGAACCAACCCTTGCTGCTAGAAGTCCTATGAACGGTTTAGATTTGGTTTACTGAAATCAGACTCACGCACGACCTGCTTTGGCACTCCTGGGAGAAGGTCCTTTTCTGGTCCGCATGCAGGAGCCAGTGTACCGTACATCTGCCGCCGTCAGTTTGGGGTGTTTCGATGTTCTCAAccaacggttggttggttagttcttggaaccaaccaaccaaccaggttCAAAAGgtcgaaataaattaataaaactttGCAAAACTTACCTCTACGCCACTGAGCGTTCCCCGGGACATCAGAGAAACATCGCAAACAAGTCAAGCATCGCAGCACGTTtcaacacgaacacacaatTTCAAATCCAAAACGATAATTAACTCCCAAAAGGAAAACCGGCCGcacagtcggtcggttgcccGGAGCTGAGTCCTTCTCGAAACGCAACGCATCATTCGGTGGTGCGCCCTAGAAACTCCCTCTGCTCTGTGGACGCTGGCGACCGTTCCTTTTGATGGGCAGATTTCATCGGAAATTCCTCGAAGGGAAAAGTTCTCTCGGCCAGAACCACAGGAACAAAACTGACCGGTTAGTGGAGCGTAGCGACCAAAAACCCGGTGGAAAGCAAATGATGCGGAAAAACCAATGGGCACCACTGTAAGAAAGTTCGTTTCCGCCTGGTTAAACGTTGCATTTACCAAACTGTGTATAATTTGCATaagcaaaacagaacaaaacgcACTTTACACAATTCCTCTAAAAAGGGATCCTCCAACGGGTCCTCCATCGACCACAGGAACATGACACGGGGCCAAGCACAAAAATGATGTTATGTGTGTTTTCATCTAAAAACGATGGTGGACGCACGAACGGCTTCCCACAATTTGCGTAGTTCGCGTATGCTGGCACTTCTGCAGCGAACAGTTAATTACATCGCTCAAAGTCCCGCCACTCAGTGGTCGTGGGTTAGCGTCCGTATTTTGGCCGAAAATGCAGCGTCCCGAGCGACTATTACTTCTGCCACTGACAGGGACCGCTAGTCCAGGAATAGCTGGTCGAAAGAATGGTTCCGAAAACCGCAAACCACTCGAGCGAACACCGGGACCTTTACCGGGGAGCTTGCCGAGTAGATGCGCTGGAGAGAAGAACGGTGTTTTTGGCACCGGCACATTCACCGGAAACCCGACAATTAACTCACGAACGTTTGTTCGTTTCTTATGTAGCACAGCGTACTAATTCTATTTACGACACAATTCATCAAACTCGTGATATTTAATGTACATTGGTGTaggaaaggaataaaaaatcgGTCGCTTTCGACACCTGATAATGGTTAAAAAGGTTTATAATTGATTTAAACGACCTCTTTTCTTACATCCCGCACGTGCACATCAATTACGCAGGAAGCGCCGGTAACGGAAGCGATCCTTTCGTCCCTGCGCTCTGGCCGGTATCCAGCGAGAGGGAATCGGCAACGGTTCCCGGGGTACCGGCACCCCACAGTACATGATGTTAATGAGTAGCGCATCGTACCAGCTGAGCGTGTTCCGTTGGCCAATTTCACCCTCCCAGGGTATCCGGGGTCGCATGGTATCCAGTTTGGCGGGACACACCGAGAAAGCGTTGCGCGTGTAGTGCATAATGCTGCCAAGATCGTACGGTACGTTGAAAGTGGTCGTTTTGTCCGGATCAACCAGATCGAAATTGCTCTGTAAGTCTTCCAAAAGGACATCACATCGCTAGAGTTACATCTAATAACGGTACGCGAAGCTGCTTCTACTCACCACCATCCTGGCTGATGTTTTCGTACAGCACAGTTATGTAGCGATCTCGATCGAGTCGGTTGTGTTCGTGGTAGAAGCCGAGCGTGTGCATTAGTTCATGGACCGGCGTGGTCAAGGCGTTGGCACATCCGGGCTGTAGGTTGACCACGGTACGTCCAACACCACGGCCAATATCACTCCAGCAACCGGCATCGGTGTTGTCGATCGAGACGTACGCTACTTCGGTCGGTGTTTCCCGGCGTCGACGGAACTGTACGCAGGTTAGTCGCTCGAATTCGCGCATCGCACCGTTCAGGAACTGCAGCTCGGATGAGTCTACCGCGAGAAATTGgtaagaaaaacggaaaatgatcGATCACATTCGATGGCACGTTCTACACCAAATTACTCACTAAAGGTACCATCGATCGAGTAGATAACGGTGGCGTTGGGCCACCGATAGGCGGCCGAGGGGGGACCGGCTAGTGCCATGGCGAAGCGTGGTCTCGGCAGTCGCATATCCCCACCGATCAGGTTTCCCAGTTCCCATGGTTCCGTCCCCGCAGATGGATTCAAATTCCTTACCAGGGAATCTAATCAACAGAGGCAGAGAAAGTGAATTGTAGAACAAGAACTCGTCGAAACCTTTGGTAGATGCCGTATGCCGTACCAACTGATGAGTCAATCAAGCGATATAACGCACTTCCAAAGTTGCTGAGATCAATAGCAATGAGGTCAGCGGACGCAGAGTAGTACGCCGTGAGCACTAGCACGCAAAACATGGAACGTTCCATGAGTCTAGCAAACTGTCGTTGTTTGGGCGATCTTGCTCTAACTAACTCTTCTTATCTCTTCTGGCAACCCGAAAATAGGAAAGTGAAACAATGGCCAAGCTTTGTTCTACACGCAATAAACAAAATGTATTGCCAGTACGTCATGCTCCGTCAAATGGTTCCGCTGGCCTAGCTGCGAGATGTTCCACGGGTGTCGGGGCACCATCGTCATTGAACGTCCCGGAGCTATGCTGTACATGTCCGGGGTGTAGTGCATGATGCTTTCGAAATCGTAGGGCAACGGAAAGGCAAGATGAGTCCAGGGCCACACGATCTCGTAGTTGTACAGAGCGGATGGCTGGGGAAGTACATTTTCGTaccgaacacacacataccggTCTCGATCTGGGCGCGTGTGCTGATGAAGGAACCCTAGTGCGTGCAGCAGCTCGTGTAGGATCGTTCCGATAGATTGTGTGCAGTACGATGGCAGGTTCAAGTACTTAAAGGAAGATACATGGATAATTCTGTTGCTTAAAACTTATGCAAGGCGGTAAACGCGTCATACTGTCGTGCCTGTTTGTTGGCCAGTATCTGCCCAACATCCACTGGTTTCCTCGGCGGTGATCAACAGATGCTGGACCTCGCGACTTCTTTCTACGAACCGTACACAAGTTCGATGCTGCAGTACTTCCATTGCAGCACGAATAATCGTACGCTGTGGTGTGTCTAAACATAAAATGATCAACAGGTAAGCAGGCGATAACACTTGGCCCCTTTCCGGCAATGGCGACTCACTGAGCAATGATTCATCGAACATGTACGGTATCGTGGCATTTGGCCATCGATAGTCTTTCGGTAGAACGTTCTGCACCACGTTTCCGTACTGAAGTGTCGATTTAGTGCATTCAGTCTGCAATGCCGGGTGTTTTCCTGAAAAGTGAATAGTTTTGAATCGAAGGGAAAACTACCTAGCAAATATTGTTACCAGTTGAGTTTAGTTGACGAAAGATGACTGCAAAAGCGAGAAGCAATCGACCGGACCACATCTGTACCGCTACGAAGCTCGCTTTCGAGAGAAATGCAGGCTGTTGGTGCTTCAACATGCATCTAGCTACAGAATGAATGTAAATGTCATCGTGCCATGATTAACTAACGCTTCCCAATGATCCGCGTCATGCATCGTCGATTCAGTCTATGCTTAATATGTAACATACGAATCCCTTGCATTTCTTTCAATAAAACTTCCAATTTATTTCCATACAAACAAccagttttttatttttgttttcttccattttagatgtattttaaatttagataaaacggaaaaccagAGTTTTGGAAACAAAACTAAAGCTTGTCTGTCAAtggtatcatcatcagcatcatcgtgcaACACAGTCTACCGATACAAATCAATTACAACAATCGTGTTCTCTCGAACAGATGCGTTTCTTTTAAGACGTGTTAGACCTTTCTTTTAAATCTATTTTCACTGTTTTGTAAATCTGATTTCTTTCGTTAAGGATCCGCAATGCTTAAATGCTTAGTTCTTCGTTTCCTTGCACTCGATCTCAAACAAACTGTTATCATGAGGTGGTGTAACAACTATTTCCTTTCCATCAgtttaaacatttaaatcgATAGATCTGCTTTTGTATGAATGGTTGCTGTTTTCCCTATCGCTTTTTACATGGTTTCATTGTCGGTTTTCCTTATCCTGTGATCGCGGGGATCGGGTGTTTTCGAGTGACTTACACTGTCAATTATAGTAACTGATTGTATGCACATGAAGCGGCTTCTGTAACCGAAAGTTTGGCAGTGTTCTAGAAACACGCATAACCACGGACTGTTGTAAATAATGTGTTTAAACGAACCATCTACTCCCGTTTTGCAGACTGTGTGTATACTGAAGAGAAGTATCTGTTTACTTACAAGGTAATTTTTACTTTAGGCATaccattgcattcgtttgttcgtttcccAGTTTGTTTTAGGTCTACGCGGGTAACACTAATATGTGAGaacacacaacgcaacgcagttGTAGAAATTAAACCAGTGTACAGACTTCCTATACCACCCTTTTTACCATTTCTGTCGTTCCTCTCTTGCCACAGTTGGCAAAGGAGTAGTTAATCTTCGTATCCACCGCTGGCGCCTTGTGGATTCGTTCAAACGTATGTCTTTATGGTTGAGAGTTGTGGCTGTTATATGTTTTTTCCTTATGTCTTACGTTCGAGTCTCTGCTATTTTCCCCGGTAAACTTATCTTAAATGAGCGTATGTTCTTATGTTCTGTTCGCGTACGTAAAATTAACCAGTACCACTTAAATATTGAGTTTCCATATTACATATTTTCAATCCTTATATAGTTTCATTCTTATGCTTCATATACTTCAAAAGTTATTTAGAGTACACTGATATCTGTTTTAGTAATATTTAGTAAATGTATCTGTAAGCAGTTACGCAGTACCCTATAGGTTCGATACAGaagatttctttttctctattgtatattatttaattatttcccTCATCAGCTCAATCGTCCGTTTATATTATGCTTATATCATATCTGTAAATCTTTGCTTATCCAGCATAGCCTCACTTCCAACATGGGAATCAAtatgtctgtgtgtatgtgtgaatcTATCCCTCACAGCTTATGCTGTTAAAGTAAAGAGATTGTTAGTGGTGTAAATCCTTTAATTTAATCGATTTCCTTGACGCCTTTACCCATCGCATGTAACGATGAAGGTGCGTTTGTGTTAAAACATTCTGTACTTACTTTCCCAGTGGGTGTTCATTTAAATCTCATTACTTACACTCTGTTCATGTAGAAAGTTGGTTGCCTGTACTCTATTTTCTGTTTCATTGAATAGTGTTCGAGTTTTTTGCGTGGGGTGTAAGGATTTTTTGCACCTGTGTATACGCCGTACGGAGTAATGATGGATTTTCGTACAACTTTTACACAGCATTGGCATACTCTTAAATCATTTCCACTAATTTATTCTCCTGTTAACGACTATCGGTTACCTATTCTTCGCTTATCGATCAAAAGCTAGTCATCGCACTCCTCATGACAACTCTTTACTATACGACTTACACGGTTGTCGGGTTTCAATGCTCTTCTTTGATTCGTTAATGTTAATAAGGCAATGTCGAAAAGAAATTTACTTTCTCTCATTTTCTAAATCCATCAagtgtgttttcgtttgtgtATGTCTAGCATCATTGGTTTGTTCTTTTGTGTCTCTATGTTGCTTAGTTGTTCTTGTATAACATTGTTTAGCTTTATAGTGTATGCCTCTTGTCTCAATGTGTTGTAGTTTAAGTACTGTGCGCAACCATTTTATCCTCTTTGTTATTACTCTTCCTTTATTTTAACCTGaatacttttatttttttctatccTTCAACGTGGTACGTACTCGTTTTTTGCTACATTTCCTCTGCCGACAGATGATGAGTG is a window of Anopheles aquasalis chromosome 2, idAnoAquaMG_Q_19, whole genome shotgun sequence DNA encoding:
- the LOC126569701 gene encoding low choriolytic enzyme-like; this encodes MERSMFCVLVLTAYYSASADLIAIDLSNFGSALYRLIDSSVDSLVRNLNPSAGTEPWELGNLIGGDMRLPRPRFAMALAGPPSAAYRWPNATVIYSIDGTFNSSELQFLNGAMREFERLTCVQFRRRRETPTEVAYVSIDNTDAGCWSDIGRGVGRTVVNLQPGCANALTTPVHELMHTLGFYHEHNRLDRDRYITVLYENISQDGDLQSNFDLVDPDKTTTFNVPYDLGSIMHYTRNAFSVCPAKLDTMRPRIPWEGEIGQRNTLSWYDALLINIMYCGVPVPREPLPIPSRWIPARAQGRKDRFRYRRFLRN
- the LOC126572419 gene encoding zinc metalloproteinase nas-4-like codes for the protein MLKHQQPAFLSKASFVATECTKSTLQYGNVVQNVLPKDYRWPNATIPYMFDESLLNTPQRTIIRAAMEVLQHRTCVRFVERSREVQHLLITAEETSGCWADTGQQTGTTYLNLPSYCTQSIGTILHELLHALGFLHQHTRPDRDRYVCVRYENVLPQPSALYNYEIVWPWTHLAFPLPYDFESIMHYTPDMYSIAPGRSMTMVPRHPWNISQLGQRNHLTEHDVLAIHFVYCV